AGCACACCCGATTCCACGCCCGGCCAGGAAGATGGGACCGGAGGAAACTGGCTGCAAACGGCCTGGCACTGGATGTTTCCGCCGGACGCGCCTCCGCCGCCTCCACCACCCCCGCCTCCACCTCCTCCTCCTCCGCCGCCTCCGCCTCCGCCTCCGCCACCTGCGGTGACGGAAACAGTGGCAGGCTTCCCGCCCGGGGAGCTCTTCGGCGTCATGCAATCGACAGGCGTCGATCCGTACGAGCCCGCCAATCGCGAGGTGATGCGGGCTTTTCTGATCGCACACGGCGTGCCGACGGACGAAACAGACGACGTGTTTCGCTATTTCGGCATGGCCCCTGTCGCGCCGCCGGCCCCCACGGCCTCGGTCGGGAGCAGCGCATCCGGGGACAGGTCCGGCGCCTTCGAAGAGTATGACAAACAGCGCTTTCCGGAGGCCGAAGAAGAGTATGCCGAGGCACCCGGCCCGAGCGATCGGGAAGTCCTCGCCGACTTTCTGCGCAGCGCCGGCGTGGACGTGTCAGACGACATGTCCGTGCAGGAGCTTGAAGATCTGGTCTATTCGGCAATGGATATGGCTCCGGCCGCCGCCGCCGGGCCCAGCAACTATTCCCATTGCCAGGCCGAACTGGAAGATCCGGACACGATCAGCCTGATCTGCGAAATGTTCGACGAAATCGGCGTGAACAGCGAGCTGAAAACCGCCAGCATTCCGGTGGGCGATGACCTCACCGCCACGCTCCAGCGGATCGCCGTGCAGGTTGCCGGTGGCCGGGACCGCCTTGAAGTCGGCATGCCGAAGGCCCGCCTGTGCGTCTGGAACATGAACGAGGTGGCGACGGAGGATAACTATCTCTATTTCGGAGACTGCAGCATCTGGGAAGAACCGCTCAGCAAACTGGTCGAAGCGGGCGCCGGGAATTTCAATTCCGGTCGCGTGGCCCATCAGGCGCCAAATGAAATGGTGGTCGACCAGGCCTATTTCCTGGAAATCGCCATCCAGCCGCTGACCCAGAATATTTCCGTGGAAGCCGCCGACACGATGCTGACCAGCACGCTGGGCACCGGCCTCGCGCCCGGCAGCACGGAAACGCCGTTCGCCATCGAGTTCGATACGGTGAAAGCCTCGAAGATCATGTCGGCCACGCTGGAAGGCGATGATGAGTTCGATATCCGCGCCATGACGCCGAGGGAGCAGGCCGTCCTGCCGGACGCACCGACTGTCTGGAAATGGCGGGTCGTGCCCAAGGAAGACGGGTATGGCGCCTTGCAGTACAATCTTTCCCAGAGCCTGGAAGTGGACGGAGAACGGTTTGAACGCTCCGTGAAAACGACCTGGCAGGATGTCGATATCACGACCATCGACGACCTGCTGGCAGACGATACGCCCGCCGCCCCGCGCGGTGCGTCCACCATGGCCAGCACGCTGGTCGCACCGGCCGCCAATGGAAGCGCGAGTGGAAGCGCGGAAGTCTCCACGCCCCCGGCCGGCGCCGGGTGCACCTTTACGACCGGAAGCAATCCGGACCGTTTCGCCATGGTCCTGTCGAACCTCGCCTACTCTCCGCCGATCAGCCGTCTGGCGGTCACCCATGAAGATGGCGACCGGATCACCCAAGCGCTGATCGAGACCGGCTTCAGCATCCAGCGTTGCCGGGACACCAGCCGCAGCCAGACGCTGAGCGCCCTGCGCGAAGTGGGCCGCAAATCCCTCGCCCGCAAACAGGCCGGGGCCCATCCGGCCACCTTCTTCTATTACTCCGGACACGGCGT
This is a stretch of genomic DNA from Hyphomonas adhaerens MHS-3. It encodes these proteins:
- a CDS encoding caspase family protein, which codes for MDRRYKSLLAGSILALTVACASTPDSTPGQEDGTGGNWLQTAWHWMFPPDAPPPPPPPPPPPPPPPPPPPPPPPPAVTETVAGFPPGELFGVMQSTGVDPYEPANREVMRAFLIAHGVPTDETDDVFRYFGMAPVAPPAPTASVGSSASGDRSGAFEEYDKQRFPEAEEEYAEAPGPSDREVLADFLRSAGVDVSDDMSVQELEDLVYSAMDMAPAAAAGPSNYSHCQAELEDPDTISLICEMFDEIGVNSELKTASIPVGDDLTATLQRIAVQVAGGRDRLEVGMPKARLCVWNMNEVATEDNYLYFGDCSIWEEPLSKLVEAGAGNFNSGRVAHQAPNEMVVDQAYFLEIAIQPLTQNISVEAADTMLTSTLGTGLAPGSTETPFAIEFDTVKASKIMSATLEGDDEFDIRAMTPREQAVLPDAPTVWKWRVVPKEDGYGALQYNLSQSLEVDGERFERSVKTTWQDVDITTIDDLLADDTPAAPRGASTMASTLVAPAANGSASGSAEVSTPPAGAGCTFTTGSNPDRFAMVLSNLAYSPPISRLAVTHEDGDRITQALIETGFSIQRCRDTSRSQTLSALREVGRKSLARKQAGAHPATFFYYSGHGVNVDGTNYVLPVDLPGASTAEIEDGAVSFEQIFNIVSTTVASTSFIVFDACRTVMDDESRGMLRSYRPVTWSTGVFQAYATEPGKTAADDGAYSEELARRIPAAGLPANVLFKRVQDAVARRTNEQQHPNYIDLTTGGDFYFQPE